Proteins encoded together in one Plasmodium vivax chromosome 6, whole genome shotgun sequence window:
- a CDS encoding hypothetical protein, conserved (encoded by transcript PVX_111345A), which produces MTITAGKCSKHIKKFFTHGLKKNVLPYFLHCKNKPFLMNSKYVQRYSLEFVPKSVINRYIQDKRRIKKEGE; this is translated from the exons ATGACTATCACAGCTGGGAAGTGTTCCAAGCacattaaaaagtttttcacCCATGGGCTGAAGAAGAACGTCCTCCCGTACTTCCTCCACTGCAAAAATAAACCCTTCCTCATGAACTCCAAATATGTGCAGAGGTACTCTCTCGAGTTCGTCCCCAAAAGTGTTATTAACAG ATACATCCAAGACAAACGGAGGAtcaaaaaagagggggagtGA
- a CDS encoding DNA-directed RNA polymerase II, putative (encoded by transcript PVX_111350A), with protein sequence MYFVIEEWKNVIIKPSQLGPRYQQFIEDMLRNSVEGQCNAKYGYIICVIRIIHSEPGRVQDGTSMIVVKVKYQAIVFKPFKDEVLDAVVTDVNKLGFFAQAGPLKIFISRTAIPKFFEYSEDSHYPCFSSGVHNIKPQTTVRIKLQGIRYDLSNMFAIATINSEYLGCIESNTLHVM encoded by the exons ATGTACTTCGTCATAgaggaatggaaaaatgtaataataaagCCAAGTCAGCTGGGCCCGAGGTACCAGCAGTTCATAGAGGATATGCTGAGAAACAGCGTAGAGGGTCAGTGCAATGCCAAGTATGGGTACATAATTTGCGTCATCCGCATAATACATAGTGAGCCTGGACGTGTGCAGGATGGGACGAGCATGATCGTTGTGAAGGTCAAATACCAGGCCATCGTCTTCAAGCCGTTTAAGGACGAG GTACTCGACGCGGTCGTCACTGACGTAAACAAACTCGGCTTCTTCGCTCAGGCAGGCCCgctcaaaattttcatatcGAGAACAGCCATCCCCAAGTTCTTCGAATACTCGGAGGATTCCCACTACCCCTGTTTTTCCTCAGGAGTGCACAACATAAAGCCGCAGACAACAGTGCGGATAAAGCTGCAAGGTATTCGCTACGACCTGTCCAACATGTTTGCAATTGCCACCATTAACAGTGAGTACTTAGGATGTATCGAGTCGAACACGTTGCACGTTATGTGa
- a CDS encoding hypothetical protein, conserved (encoded by transcript PVX_111360A), whose translation MAALRGFKFDKLAESQSLSAQEVDQLDRVSMVSLKTLKIPEQVRQKLHNLAKQFVKKKDLEKLGRYVMQKVTSRNCVELPRILPSKLLHQLLEDEEGEAGEADEADEAEVKAKAQRKVGETKRGRNKLSNLLEKKSYQCLRQHLGEYQNKWKDVEQMALAHAEDARHIGRSTSPARMTFFPESSIAYTLHNFNAHYGVMYRVLHEIRTRVPSFVPERVLVCSGVPAVAVVALNELYPTKSSESSGNNSGSNYSRLGRLIVAVEASDSFEAISKYLTESIPHVAHQMNLYSSSLEEHHLIITSHVLLTLYDYSARNLYIKNMWDRLSVGGILIVVESGTPTGFRMIHSIRELFITELKHNRFHFIAPCPHESICPLALTGKDWCHFSQRIHRLSHHIYCKGSRAKNVDELKYSYLVIRKCEGPRTTYPSEGDALTAQEKSFFWPRVVLPTIKSGKHVLIDVCSRPHNFERLVVTKSASLIPNLRTKSGTILKGYGYKSARKLLWGDLFRFTKRISRPDARLYTPESTKQHLYRLHNRNKRRQNVADVVDRQSREHFDSRAVQYYGS comes from the coding sequence ATGGCCGCCCTGAGGGGGTTCAAGTTCGACAAACTCGCGGAGAGCCAAAGTCTAAGTGCGCAGGAGGTGGACCAGCTTGACCGAGTAAGCATGGTGTCCTTAAAAACGTTAAAAatacctgaacaggtcaggcaaaaaCTGCACAACTTGGCCAAGCAGtttgtgaagaaaaaggattTGGAGAAACTGGGGAGGTACGTAATGCAGAAGGTGACGAGCAGGAACTGCGTGGAGTTGCCTCGCATTTTGCCCTCCAAGCTGTTGCACCAGTTGCTGGAGGATGAAGAGGGTGAGGCGGGTGAAGCGGATGAGGCGGACGAAGCAGAGGTAAAGGCAAAGGCACAGCGCAAAGTGGGTGAAACAAAACGGGGAAGGAACAAACTGAGCAACCTCCTTGAAAAGAAGTCCTACCAATGCCTGAGGCAACATCTGGGAGAGTACCAAAACAAGTGGAAGGACGTGGAGCAGATGGCGTTGGCGCACGCGGAGGATGCGAGGCACATAGGAAGGAGCACCTCCCCCGCGAGGATGACCTTCTTCCCCGAGTCGTCCATCGCCTACACGCTGCACAACTTTAACGCGCACTACGGCGTCATGTACAGAGTCCTGCACGAGATCCGCACCCGGGTCCCATCGTTTGTGCCCGAGCGGGTGTTGGTTTGCTCGGGCGTGCCCGCCGTTGCGGTGGTGGCGCTGAACGAGCTGTACCCCACGAAGAGCAGCGAAAGTAGCGGCAACAACAGCGGAAGCAACTACTCCCGCCTTGGCCGCCTTATCGTGGCGGTGGAGGCCTCCGACTCGTTCGAAGCAATTTCCAAGTACCTCACGGAGTCCATCCCCCACGTGGCCCACCAGATGAACCTCTACAGCAGTAGCCTAGAGGAGCACCACCTCATCATCACTTCACACGTGCTGCTAACGCTCTACGATTACAGCGCAAgaaatttgtatataaagAACATGTGGGACAGATTATCCGTCGGGGGGATCCTCATCGTTGTGGAGAGCGGCACGCCCACTGGGTTCCGGATGATTCACTCGATAAGAGAGCTTTTCATAACCGAACTGAAACACAACAGGTTTCACTTCATCGCCCCTTGTCCGCACGAAAGCATTTGCCCACTAGCCTTAACGGGGAAGGACTGGTGCCACTTCTCTCAGAGAATACACAGACTCTCTCACCACATCTATTGCAAAGGTAGTCGAGCGAAAAATGTGGACGAGTTAAAATATTCCTATCTTGTTATTCGTAAATGTGAAGGCCCCAGAACAACTTACCCGTCTGAAGGGGATGCCTTAACAGCTCAGGAGAAATCCTTCTTCTGGCCTCGGGTCGTTCTCCCCACCATCAAGTCAGGCAAGCATGTCCTCATCGACGTGTGCTCAAGACCTCATAACTTCGAGCGACTTGTGGTTACGAAAAGTGCTTCCCTAATTCCAAATTTAAGAACGAAAAGTGGTACCATCCTTAAGGGCTATGGGTATAAAAGTGCCAGGAAGTTACTTTGGGGGGAcctcttccgcttcaccAAGAGGATTAGCCGCCCCGACGCCAGACTCTACACCCCCGAAAGTACAAAGCAGCACCTCTACCGGTTGCACAACAGAAACAAGCGCCGCCAAAATGTGGCGGACGTGGTTGACCGCCAGTCGCGCGAGCATTTCGACTCCCGCGCGGTGCAGTACTACGGCtcctga
- a CDS encoding merozoite capping protein 1, putative (encoded by transcript PVX_111355A): MIENTKLTEEILNAELFNEKNEQTTLQGEIDKHKELNGVVVFVYPKADTPGCTEQAKLFKEKFEEFTSNKYAVYGLSADSADAQLKWKEKLELPFGLLCDAEKKVLKELGCLKEDERIARSHAVIKNDCVVSYFKKGVKPGQSAENVLNFIIKGEKEGEDAETDAKADAEDDEVEGADDDEDGAAENNAEGAEVNGDVKEEGKAEGEEGDTKVEGTDGSGGDGGENNSPEEEGKNDESGKEKKAASSSGSKKAKNGAPSSGGGGGGNVVKSKKKSSKKNNNGGNKNGKAAKKGMSVKKEIKKKMNSKGGQQKKNDKVKSKNKLVKGKMGNNKKGGSGGGNIKKENKKDYKKKNKNNKNVKNNGGKNNKNNSKGNKNVNKKNMNSKDKQKGESGGKNDQKGKMKGKSGGVNANKKPMNNNMNKSGGKKNVKGKEANKKVGNKKIDKKKEQLSKKSNNAGGGKNKNVNMSKNSVKSNKKVKKMIKKK, encoded by the exons ATGATAGAAA ACACCAAGTTGACGGAGGAAATCCTCAACGCAGAGCTGTTTAACGAGAAGAACGAGCAGACCACCCTGCAGGGAGAAATCGACAAGCACAAGGAGCTCAACGGAGTGGTCGTCTTCGTGTACCCGAAGGCGGACACACCCGGCTGTACCGAGCAGGCCAAGTTGTTCAAGGAGAAGTTTGAGGAGTTCACTTCAAATAAATACGCGGTGTATGGGCTGTCCGCCGATTCGGCTGATGCGCAG ctaAAGTGGAAGGAGAAGCTGGAACTGCCCTTCGGGCTGCTGTGCGACGCGGAGAAGAAGGTGCTGAAGGAGCTGGGGTGCCTGAAGGAGGACGAGCGAATTGCGAGGTCCCACGCGGTGATCAAGAATGACTGTGTAGTGTCCtactttaaaaagggagtgAAGCCAGGACAGTCCGCAGAAAACGTGTTGAACTTTATCATCAAGGGAGAGAAGGAAGGGGAGGACGCGGAGACGGACGCCAAGGCAGATGCAGAAGACGACGAAGTGGAAGGCGCAGACGATGATGAAGACGGTGCAGCTGAGAATAACGCGGAAGGGGCAGAAGTTAACGGAGATGTGAAGGAAGAAGGTAAAgcagagggagaagagggagatACCAAAGTGGAAGGTACAGATGGTAGTGGAGGAGATGGAGGGGAGAATAACAGTccagaagaagagggaaagAATGACGAaagtggaaaggaaaagaaagctGCTTCATCATCTGGTTCGAAGAAAGCCAAAAATGGTGCCCCTTCttcaggaggaggaggcggaGGAAATGTAGTGAAGAGTAAGAAGAAAAGCTCCAAGAAAAACAACAACggagggaacaaaaatggtAAGGCGGCCAAGAAAGGAATGAgtgtgaagaaggaaataaaaaaaaaaatgaacagcaaGGGAGGACAGCAAAAGAAGAATGACAAGGTgaaatcaaaaaataaacttgttaaaggcaaaatgggaaacaataaaaaaggaggctcAGGAGGTGGCaacattaaaaaggagaacaaaaaagattataagaagaaaaacaaaaataataaaaatgtgaagaacaACGGAGGAaagaataacaaaaataacagcaagggtaataaaaatgtgaacaaaaaaaatatgaacagcaAGGATAAACAGAAGGGAGAATCTGGAGGAAAGAATGaccagaaggggaaaatgaagggaaaaagTGGAGGTGTTAATGCGAACAAAAAACCTATGAACaataatatgaacaagtcaggtggaaaaaagaacGTTAAGGGAAAGGAGGCCAACAAAAAGGTGGGCAATAAAAAGATCGacaagaagaaggagcagctGTCCAAGAAGAGCAACAACGCGGGCGGCGGcaagaacaaaaatgtgaacatgAGCAAGAACAGCGTGAAGAGCAacaagaaggtgaagaagatgaTCAAGAAGAAGTGA
- a CDS encoding centrin, putative (encoded by transcript PVX_111335A): protein MISRKSEVSNFTPRAITNRPISSNRRRGRNEITEEQKNEIKEAFDLFDTEKTGKIDYHELKVAIRALGFDIKKADVLELMREYDKSNSGYIDYNDFLDIMTQKIGDRDPTEEIIKAFKLFDDDDTGKISLKNLRRVSRELGENLSDDELQAMIDEFDKDMDGEISQEEFLSIMKQTSLY, encoded by the exons ATGATTAGCAGAAAAAGCGAAGTCTCCAACTTCACCCCAAGGGCCATTACGAATAGGCCCATAAGTAGCAACCGGCGGAGGGGCAGAAACGAAATAACGGAGGAGCAAAAGAATGAGATAAAGGAAGCCTTCGATTTATTTGACACGgaaaaaacggggaaaattGACTACCATGAGTTGAAG GTGGCGATAAGAGCACTTGGGTTTGACATAAAGAAGGCGGACGTTTTGGAGCTGATGAGGGAATACGATAAATCCAATTCGGGCTACATCGACTACAATGATTTTCTGGACATTA tGACGCAGAAGATCGGGGACAGAGACCCAACGGAGGAAATAATCAAAGCGTTTAAACTGTTTGACGATGACGACACAG GGAAAATATCGCTAAAGAATTTGCGGAGGGTGTCCCGAGAACTG GGAGAAAACCTTTCCGACGACGAACTGCAAGCGATGATAGACGAATTTGACAAGGACATGGACGGCGAAATTAGCCAGGAGGAATTCCTCAGCATAATGAAACAAACGAGTCTTTACTGA
- a CDS encoding U3 small nucleolar ribonucleoprotein protein MPP10, putative (encoded by transcript PVX_111365A): protein MELLKVKRYAELIEEFARQADELPPPERETAPQKKGTSQKEKKDVIEIIEYFANILARYFYSDYQHDDISIVDSGFDCEQLWLFIECLIKEKKLEGLLSFFERYERGLDSRVDSRLESGRGTQVGEEAEEEDDDDDAALGTAQKRRAGNRVKVNVRAPASKRRRVSPSWGGAQLSSDAAISVESDDAPEGDHFFDEDEMQQFLDEEEKKIVSGQSGESDSGGEVDLNEFEGDYEEGGQLKYGDFYGGGEEEEEEEEEEEEEEEEEEEDDDEEEEEEEDDEEEEADDDDDDDEADEEDDDDLGSEDERARDRRGPDRRSRKERDEEIERELREMNQFDSQHRGGGDQVGSEAEEEAGSGRGEETPQMERDKVERELIEKKHWSLTGEVSAHDRPKNSLLSLNVEIPKLNSGGNDAYVSKAVGEEEDDDDKEEEAVGEGRRDGGKTPLSRNKRRNLLSDEIERVVKQRIQNMLFDDVEKKRLEDLDVLLNDSKERGDGKDGRDGDVSFDHLNFSKSKLSLAEEYTKKYEEEIKSSRSEKKEINLQKLELMNLYKKIIHCCDSLSNDFYVPKPALLNAPNRSDQFASLHIEETVPIILSEKDRRAPEQLFQPGHIKQLEEMHQKEKKAMRKSKKVKRKKKLLHQFGVSELKKRNEHLSGKNREAKGEKESAARYGVGSRDQLRALPRTRYDFAGAISRAQARDAAGKR, encoded by the coding sequence ATGGAGTTGCTGAAAGTGAAGCGGTACGCGGAGCTCATCGAGGAGTTCGCCAGGCAGGCAGATGAGCTGCCCCCCCCGGAGCGGGAAACAGCCCcccagaaaaaaggaactagccaaaaggaaaaaaaagatgttaTAGAAATTATTGAGTACTTTGCAAATATCCTGGCGAGGTACTTCTACAGTGACTACCAGCATGATGACATCTCCATCGTAGATTCTGGGTTCGACTGCGAGCAGCTGTGGCTGTTTATCGAGTGCCTcataaaggagaagaagctggaGGGgttgctctccttttttgagcGTTACGAAAGGGGGTTGGACAGTCGGGTGGACAGTCGGCTGGAGAGTGGGAGGGGGACCCaagtgggggaagaagcagaagaagaggatgatgatgatgatgccGCACTGGGGACGGCGCAGAAGAGACGGGCAGGCAACCGGGTGAAGGTGAACGTGAGAGCGCCCGCGTCTAAGAGGAGAAGGGTGAGCCCCTCATGGGGGGGGGCACAGCTCAGCAGCGATGCCGCCATTAGCGTCGAGAGTGACGATGCCCCCGAGGGAGACCACTTTTTCGACGAGGATGAAATGCAGCAGTTCCTcgatgaagaggagaaaaaaattgtgagcGGCCAGTCGGGGGAGAGCGATAGCGGTGGCGAGGTGGACCTCAACGAGTTCGAGGGAGACTACGAGGAGGGGGGCCAGTTGAAGTACGGAGATTTTTAcggggggggtgaagaagaagaagaggaggaggaggaagaagaggaggaggaagaagaagaagaggaggatgacgatgaggaggaggaagaagaagaggacgacgaggaggaagaagcggatgacgacgacgacgacgacgaAGCGGATGAGGAAGATGACGACGACCTCGGCTCGGAGGACGAACGGGCCCGAGACCGGCGCGGGCCGGACCGGCGCAGCCGAAAAGAGAGGGACGAAGAAATCGAGCGCGAGTTGCGCGAGATGAACCAGTTCGACAGCCAGcaccgggggggaggcgaccAGGTTGGGAgtgaagcggaggaggaggctGGAAGCGGCCGCGGGGAGGAgaccccccaaatggagaggGACAAAGTGGAGAGGGAGCTGATCGAGAAGAAGCACTGGTCGCTCACGGGAGAGGTGTCCGCGCACGACCGCCCGAAGAACAGCCTGCTGAGCCTTAACGTGGAAATCCCCAAATTGAATTCCGGGGGGAACGACGCGTATGTTAGTAAAGCAGTtggtgaggaggaggacgacgacgacaaggaggaagaagcagttGGTGAGGGCCGCCGCGACGGAGGGAAAACCCCCCTGAGTAGGAACAAACGAAGGAACCTGCTGAGCGACGAAATCGAAAGGGTGGTGAAGCAGAGGATCCAAAACATGCTGTTCGATGATGTAGAAAAGAAGCGATTAGAAGATTTGGACGTCCTGCTGAACGATTCCAAAGAGAGAGGAGATGGCAAAGATGGCAGAGATGGCGACGTCAGTTTTGATCACCTCAACTTTAGCAAAAGCAAGCTCAGTCTAGCAGAggaatacacaaaaaaatatgaagaagaaataaaaagcagTCGATctgaaaagaaagaaattaatttgcaaaaattggaGCTCATGAATCTCTATAAGAAGATCATCCACTGCTGCGACTCGCTGAGCAACGACTTCTATGTTCCCAAACCGGCACTACTAAATGCTCCAAACAGGAGCGACCAGTTTGCCAGCCTCCACATCGAAGAGACTGTGCCCATTATCCTGTCAGAGAAGGACAGACGTGCTCCGGAACAGCTGTTTCAACCGGGGCATATAAAACAATTGGAAGAAATGCAtcagaaggaaaagaaggcgATGCGAAAGTCTAAGAAAgttaagaggaagaagaagctgcttCATCAGTTTGGGGTgagtgaattaaaaaagaggaatgAGCATTTGAGTGGCAAGAATAGGGAggccaagggggagaaggagagcGCCGCGAGGTACGGAGTGGGCTCCAGGGACCAGCTGCGCGCCCTGCCGCGCACTCGCTACGACTTCGCCGGGGCCATCTCCCGCGCGCAGGCCCGCGACGCggcggggaagcggtga
- a CDS encoding ribosomal protein L3, putative (encoded by transcript PVX_111330A) yields MSHRKFERPRHGSLGFLPRKRCKRLRGKIRSFPKDDKEKPPHFTAFMGYKAGMTHIVREVDKPGSKLHKKEIVEACTIIECAPMVVVGMVGYRETPKGLRILTTVWANHVSDEFRRRYYKNWYKSDKKAFTKALMVPKLTKESLYKRIEKYCTVLRAVCHTQPSKTPLSMKKAHIMEIQINGGGMKDKIDFLKELLEKNLPVSNVFNTNEMIDVISVTKGHGTKGVVSRYGVKRLPRKTHRGLRKVACIGAWHPARVQFQVPRHGQKGYFHRTERNKKIYRIGLKKDKNNASTDADITEKKITPMGGFPHYGVVNEDFILLKGCVAGTKKRPITLRKTLVPQVSRDALAQVSLKFIDTSSKIGHGRFQTSEEKVKYYGPLKKDLKA; encoded by the coding sequence ATGTCGCATCGCAAGTTCGAGAGGCCTCGCCACGGCTCGCTGGGGTTCCTGCCAAGGAAGAGGTGCAAACGCTTGAGGGGCAAAATCAGATCCTTCCCAAAGGATGACAAGGAGAAGCCCCCCCACTTCACGGCCTTCATGGGCTACAAGGCCGGTATGACCCACATCGTAAGGGAAGTTGATAAACCAGGATCGaaattacacaaaaaggaaattgtGGAAGCCTGTACCATTATCGAGTGCGCCCCAATGGTTGTCGTCGGAATGGTTGGCTACAGAGAAACACCAAAGGGATTGAGAATACTCACCACCGTATGGGCCAACCACGTCTCCGACGAATTTAGAAGAAGATACTACAAAAACTGGTACAAAAGTGATAAGAAGGCATTTACCAAAGCGTTGATGGTTCCCAAGCTAACCAAGGAAAGTCTCTACAAGAGGATAGAAAAATACTGCACTGTGTTGAGAGCCGTTTGCCATACCCAACCATCGAAGACGCCCTTAAGCATGAAGAAGGCACACATCATGGAAATCCAAATAAATGGAGGTGGAATGAAAGACAAAATTGACTTTTTGAAAGAACTGTTGGAAAAGAATCTACCCGTTTCGAATGTATTCAATACGAACGAAATGATCGACGTGATTAGTGTGACAAAGGGACATGGTACCAAAGGTGTGGTCAGCAGATATGGCGTGAAAAGATTACCAAGAAAAACACACAGAGGGTTAAGGAAAGTTGCTTGTATTGGTGCCTGGCATCCTGCGAGAGTACAATTTCAAGTACCCAGACATGGTCAAAAAGGTTATTTCCACCGAActgaaagaaataaaaagatttaCAGAATTGGCCtgaaaaaggataaaaacaACGCCTCAACCGATGCTGATATTACTGAGAAGAAAATTACCCCCATGGGTGGCTTCCCACATTATGGTGTGGTCAATGAAGATTTTATCCTACTGAAAGGCTGTGTTGCTGGAACGAAGAAAAGACCAATCACGCTGAGAAAAACATTGGTACCACAAGTGTCGAGAGATGCCTTAGCGCAAGTTTCACTCAAATTTATTGACACTTCCTCTAAAATTGGACATGGAAGATTCCAAACCAGTGAGGAAAAAGTTAAGTATTATGGGCCTCTGAAGAAGGACTTGAAGGCTTAA
- a CDS encoding hypothetical protein, conserved (encoded by transcript PVX_111340A) has translation MDGQGGDKGRIFEEIEDFVLHVMSWLLSFDVDIFKANSEKQYPRGLLNRRLVGLCRTVSVVELVNDMVIQDKSCTQREIYYKLYHLFSEQCQTNRHILHVCHILGFPRASLNVYASEKGCIGGLLVLRKNNERLNLNEVENGLMINDSLLKVDRVESQANYILVVEKYSLYQKLCEKEIWNILPCILITGKGVPDFSTRKIICELVELFQLECVYVGDYDPYGFRIYLSYKEGCKTNEDAIFPCADMRWVGMNSQDMSLIPKEALLALSQRDKNVLRNMLSGDSLKCSAKVRREITQMEKLSRKFEIEAMESLGMDFFIREYLIRRVMRREWAS, from the exons ATGGACGGGCAAGGGGGTGACAAGGGCAGGATATTTGAAG AAATAGAGGACTTTGTCCTCCACGTAATGTCCTGGTTGCTGAGCTTTGACGTGGACATTTTTAAGGCCAACTCGGAGAAGCAGTACCCCCGCGGCCTCCTCAACCGGCGCCTCGTGGGGCTCTGCAGGA cCGTATCCGTCGTGGAGCTCGTCAACGACATGGTCATTCAG GACAAGAGCTGCACGCAGAGGGAAATATACTACAAGCTGTACCACCTCTTCAGCGAGCAGTGCCAGACGAACCGGCACATCCTG CACGTTTGCCACATCTTGGGATTCCCCAGGGCGTCCCTAAACGTCTACGCCTCGGAAAAAG GTTGCATCGGCGGCCTCCTCGTGCTTCGCAAAAACAACGAGCGTTTGAATCTGAACGAAGTGG AAAACGGCTTAATGATCAATGACAGCCTTTTAAAAGTCGACCGCGTGGAGAGCCAAGCAAACTACATACTCGTGGTGGAAAAATATTCGCTCTATCAAAAGCTTTGCGAAAAGGAGATATGGAAT ATTTTGCCCTGCATTTTAATAACCGGGAAGGGAGTGCCAGACTTTTCCACTCGGAAAATTATTTGCGAGCTTGTTGAGTTGTTCCAGCTGGAG TGCGTCTACGTGGGCGACTACGACCCCTACGGCTTCCGAATATACTTGAGCTACAAGGAGGGCTGCAAAACTAATGAAGACGCCATCTTCCCTTGCGCAGATATGAGATGGGTCGGCATGAACTCGCAAGACATGAGCCTCATCCCGAAGGAGGCCCTCCTGGCGTTATCCCAGCGGGACAAGAACGTCTTGCGCAACATGCTAAGTGGTGACAGCCTCAAGTGCAGTGCGAAGGTGAGAAGGGAGATcacccaaatggaaaagctCAGTCGGAAATTTGAAATCGAGGCGATGGAGTCTTTGGGCATGGACTTCTTCATCCGGGAGTACTTGATAAGGAGGGTGATGCGGCGGGAGTGGGCCTcgtga